CCTTTAAGATTTTTATTGCTTCAATTACAGGAATTTCCCCTTCGCCGAGAACCTTTCCAACATAATCTCCTCTGGTTCCTGTCCCATCCTTTATATGAGTGTGTAAAGTATAAGGTGCTATCGCTTTATATATTTCAATTAACTTTTCTACAGGATAACCGTACCATCTATAATTCATTGTATCAAGATTTGCACCAAGATGTTTTGACTTTATCTTTTCAAATATTTCAAGTTGAAATTCATAATCATTTGTTGTTGTTCCATGATTATCAAGAGCAAGAAAAACATTTTCTTTTTCTGCAAATTCTACACTCCTTTCAACACCTTCAATTATCAGTTTTTTATAATCACTGGTATCAACTCCTTCCTTGGGCCAGCCACCATCCATCCTTATTATATTACAATCTATATCTTTAATTCTTTTGCATAACTCACCCATCAACTTAATCTGTTCTAAAAATTCTTCTCTTGTTTTCTGTAAAAAATCATTCCCTGCACTTACCTGAGAAACCTTTACATTGTATTTTTTTGTCAACATCAATGCTTCTTCTAAATTTTTTCTGGAAATTTCAATATACTCAACAGAATTCTCACTGCACCAGTTAAAAATATCCTCTAATCTCTGAAATGAAAAATTATATGCAATCACACCTATTTTTTCCATTTTTTCTCCTTTTTTGTTTTTAACTTTAAAATTATTTTAATATATTTTCTGGAAAATTTGAAGTTTTTGAAGTATAATATTTTAATGCTATATATAATTGGAACTCCCATAGGTAATATTAAGGATATTACTTTAAGAGGGCTTGATGTTTTAAAAAGTGTTGATTTGATATTATGTGAGGATACAAGGGAAACAAGTAAACTTTTGAATTACTATAATATAAAGAAACCTCTTTTAAGTTATTACAAAGAAATAGAAAAAAAGAGAGTAAAAAAGGTTATAGAATTGTTAAAAGAAGGTAAAGAAATTGCACTTGTTTGCGATAGAGGGACACCTGGAATCTCAGACCCTGCTTACTTACTTGTAAATGAGGCATATAGAAACAACATAAAGGTGGTTCCGATTCCGGGTCCATCTGCTTTAACTGCTGCAATGAGTATTTCAGGTTTTCCTCTTAAAAAAGTTTATTTTTTAGGGTTTTTGCCAAAAAAAGAGATTGAGAAAAGAAAGATTTTTGAAAGGTTTAAAGAAGGAGAGGAAGCAGTTATTTTTTTTGAATCTGTTCATAGA
This window of the bacterium genome carries:
- a CDS encoding sugar phosphate isomerase/epimerase family protein yields the protein MEKIGVIAYNFSFQRLEDIFNWCSENSVEYIEISRKNLEEALMLTKKYNVKVSQVSAGNDFLQKTREEFLEQIKLMGELCKRIKDIDCNIIRMDGGWPKEGVDTSDYKKLIIEGVERSVEFAEKENVFLALDNHGTTTNDYEFQLEIFEKIKSKHLGANLDTMNYRWYGYPVEKLIEIYKAIAPYTLHTHIKDGTGTRGDYVGKVLGEGEIPVIEAIKILKENNYKGVWCVEYEGKDKEIGYKKCVEFLRKLNL
- the rsmI gene encoding 16S rRNA (cytidine(1402)-2'-O)-methyltransferase; translated protein: MLYIIGTPIGNIKDITLRGLDVLKSVDLILCEDTRETSKLLNYYNIKKPLLSYYKEIEKKRVKKVIELLKEGKEIALVCDRGTPGISDPAYLLVNEAYRNNIKVVPIPGPSALTAAMSISGFPLKKVYFLGFLPKKEIEKRKIFERFKEGEEAVIFFESVHRIDKTINLLAEIMPEKEICICRELTKMFEEILRGKIKDINEVFKKHKKKGEFVLIINGGENGF